The following proteins are co-located in the Heliorestis convoluta genome:
- a CDS encoding DUF4230 domain-containing protein → MKKMLTAMTVLVLALLLSGCLFSKKEEVTLGLPDIREVASLVSVSLITDLVVAIPPEASGSWNLPFMKKSYLAVGEAEILIGIDVNKIEEYKVNDGVVTVKLPEPEIIKKSFDPEKWTYWDDGTGIFRKVSPKDVHKAEAIALQQLEDKLRRSEVMEVAHSNAKRTIEKFLLQSGAREVLFE, encoded by the coding sequence ATGAAAAAAATGCTCACAGCAATGACCGTGCTAGTGTTGGCTCTCCTCTTATCAGGATGCCTTTTTTCCAAAAAAGAAGAAGTTACGCTAGGACTTCCTGACATTCGAGAAGTCGCTTCCTTAGTCTCTGTAAGTCTAATCACCGATCTAGTTGTTGCCATACCGCCAGAAGCGAGCGGTTCTTGGAATTTACCCTTTATGAAAAAAAGCTACCTTGCTGTCGGCGAAGCAGAAATATTAATTGGTATAGATGTCAACAAAATAGAAGAATACAAGGTGAACGATGGTGTCGTAACGGTAAAGCTACCCGAGCCAGAAATCATCAAGAAAAGCTTTGATCCAGAGAAGTGGACCTATTGGGATGATGGTACCGGTATTTTTAGAAAAGTGTCGCCGAAAGATGTTCATAAAGCAGAAGCGATTGCCTTGCAGCAGTTAGAAGATAAGTTGAGGCGTTCGGAAGTTATGGAGGTAGCCCATAGCAATGCGAAGAGGACAATTGAGAAGTTTTTATTGCAAAGTGGGGCAAGGGAAGTCCTGTTTGAGTGA
- a CDS encoding HutP family protein, with protein sequence MTGTRGSRKAAVAALRLAMTDSREEEYQLRKSFAREGIRSAAVDYGGEYIGAVKKIIERAIVAARRENMIGQSHHEEGAVAGATHEAMMQIMAKAVGLNIGGKVGLARYDDHISVAIFFGIGLLHLDEVAVGMGHRAALEEATKE encoded by the coding sequence ATGACAGGAACTCGGGGAAGTAGAAAAGCTGCTGTTGCAGCTTTGCGCTTGGCCATGACGGATTCAAGAGAAGAAGAATACCAATTGCGAAAAAGCTTTGCTAGAGAAGGCATTCGCTCTGCAGCTGTCGACTACGGTGGCGAATACATTGGAGCTGTTAAAAAAATTATTGAACGAGCCATTGTAGCTGCAAGGCGAGAGAATATGATCGGACAGAGCCATCATGAAGAAGGTGCTGTTGCTGGTGCGACTCACGAAGCAATGATGCAAATTATGGCCAAAGCAGTTGGATTGAATATCGGAGGCAAAGTCGGCCTGGCTCGTTATGATGACCATATTTCTGTAGCAATTTTCTTTGGCATTGGTCTGCTTCATCTTGACGAAGTCGCCGTAGGTATGGGCCATCGAGCCGCATTAGAGGAGGCAACAAAAGAATGA
- a CDS encoding helix-hairpin-helix domain-containing protein, with the protein MFPQKSERKLQSLITTIGIGGGGCNAIDYMIRQGVEGLQFVTINTDLQALQRSQAEKKLLLGLGTTKGLGTGSHVELGKRAAEENLKELFELIENSQVVILVAGLGGGTGTAVIPFLAKIAREKGLPVWAVVTLPFTFEGRKRSLIATAGLEELHPFVDLLLAIPNDRLLTLSDRKTSMSDAFMLVDEILRLAVDNLLSQYKLTHSATMDREALQASLNNIDDLLAKLSLSPVPVEVVPMEVAGQKGALLININSADMNELDQLPGIGPAYARRIIRFREEYGPFQSLDELMKVSGLGLKKVAQLKSKACC; encoded by the coding sequence TTGTTTCCGCAAAAGTCTGAAAGAAAACTACAATCGCTCATCACTACCATCGGTATCGGTGGAGGCGGTTGTAATGCCATTGATTATATGATTCGTCAAGGTGTTGAGGGTCTGCAATTTGTAACTATCAATACAGATCTGCAAGCCTTACAACGCTCACAAGCAGAGAAAAAGCTCCTCCTTGGTTTAGGCACAACAAAAGGACTGGGGACTGGTTCTCATGTAGAATTGGGCAAAAGAGCGGCCGAAGAAAACCTGAAAGAACTGTTTGAGCTGATAGAAAATAGTCAGGTTGTGATTTTAGTGGCTGGACTTGGTGGTGGAACGGGCACAGCTGTGATACCTTTTTTGGCCAAGATAGCACGCGAAAAAGGTCTTCCTGTATGGGCTGTAGTAACACTGCCTTTTACTTTTGAAGGACGTAAGCGCTCCCTGATTGCCACTGCAGGTCTTGAAGAATTGCATCCCTTTGTAGACCTACTTCTTGCTATTCCCAATGACCGTCTCTTGACCCTTTCTGATCGAAAAACTTCCATGAGCGATGCTTTCATGCTTGTCGATGAGATATTACGTCTGGCCGTTGATAACCTCTTATCTCAATACAAGTTAACCCATTCAGCAACTATGGATCGGGAAGCTCTGCAAGCATCCTTAAATAACATTGACGACCTATTGGCCAAGCTATCACTCTCACCTGTGCCTGTTGAAGTAGTACCGATGGAAGTGGCTGGACAAAAAGGCGCTCTCTTAATTAACATTAACTCTGCTGATATGAATGAACTTGATCAGCTTCCCGGCATAGGTCCTGCTTACGCTCGCCGAATCATTCGCTTCCGAGAAGAATATGGTCCTTTTCAATCGCTTGATGAGTTAATGAAAGTATCAGGGTTAGGTCTAAAAAAAGTTGCCCAGTTAAAAAGCAAAGCTTGTTGTTAA
- the aroH gene encoding chorismate mutase, which yields MTIYHRGLRGAISVEENTKEAIHEATRKLLLEMMRANDVQIEDIASVIFTATADLNADFPAYVAREMGFQSVPLLCAREMDVPGAMERCIRLLMHVNTTKKQEEVLHIYLGEAAKLRPDLVEKNKGRQEEL from the coding sequence ATGACCATCTATCACAGAGGCTTACGCGGTGCTATATCCGTAGAAGAGAATACGAAAGAAGCCATTCATGAAGCAACACGAAAGCTGCTCTTAGAAATGATGAGAGCCAATGATGTGCAAATAGAAGATATTGCTTCTGTGATCTTTACAGCTACAGCAGACTTAAACGCTGATTTTCCAGCTTATGTAGCTCGAGAGATGGGCTTTCAGTCTGTTCCTTTGCTTTGCGCTCGTGAAATGGATGTGCCTGGCGCGATGGAACGCTGTATACGCCTCCTAATGCATGTGAATACGACGAAAAAGCAAGAAGAAGTCCTTCATATCTATCTTGGAGAAGCGGCAAAGCTTCGTCCTGATCTAGTCGAAAAAAATAAAGGTCGCCAGGAAGAACTGTAA
- a CDS encoding DUF3784 domain-containing protein yields MGNLLVAALLALIGVFFRAGRFLDLMAGYNTASEEDKKHMRDSGLFSFIGNSLLLLALVLLIGAVFAYSGYALLSDLAWAFFVLGILYMVVKAQKFTPPTQKAKSKGVTTFILVIMLFFVGLLWGGMQESTVTIEEERLLVSGFYGEDLSLAEIEEIRVEEEIPPIIIRTNGFHFGPVMKGNFRVEEWGRSRLHLHSRQGPYVVIRTRDKYIVINYRNEEKTRQLYDQLYEKKNVTW; encoded by the coding sequence ATCGGGAATCTTCTTGTTGCAGCACTACTAGCTCTTATAGGTGTTTTTTTTCGTGCTGGGCGTTTTCTAGATCTTATGGCTGGATACAATACGGCGTCAGAAGAAGATAAAAAACATATGCGTGATAGTGGTCTCTTTTCCTTTATAGGAAATAGTCTACTACTACTGGCCCTCGTTCTCCTCATTGGTGCTGTGTTTGCGTATTCTGGTTACGCTCTATTGTCAGATCTTGCTTGGGCTTTCTTTGTCCTGGGGATTCTTTATATGGTAGTAAAGGCGCAAAAGTTTACGCCACCTACACAAAAGGCTAAATCTAAAGGAGTAACAACTTTTATCCTTGTTATCATGTTATTTTTCGTGGGTCTACTCTGGGGAGGTATGCAAGAATCAACTGTAACTATAGAAGAAGAACGACTTCTAGTCAGTGGTTTTTACGGAGAAGACCTTTCTTTGGCAGAAATCGAGGAAATTAGAGTTGAAGAAGAGATACCACCGATTATCATACGTACCAACGGTTTCCATTTTGGACCTGTGATGAAAGGAAATTTTCGTGTAGAAGAATGGGGAAGAAGTCGCTTGCATCTTCATTCTCGTCAAGGTCCTTATGTCGTAATCCGAACAAGAGATAAGTATATTGTAATTAATTATCGCAATGAAGAAAAAACACGCCAGTTATATGATCAATTATATGAGAAAAAGAATGTGACATGGTGA
- a CDS encoding TatD family nuclease-associated radical SAM protein, giving the protein MITYRIGSSLYLNITNRCTCDCTFCVRNSPAGLSSGYDLWLDQEPTVDEVLQDVKKWDISQLHEFVFCGYGEPMLRTDEVLKICKALKATYPLQVRINTNGHGNLINGYDITPSLKDCVDAISISLNAKNGEDYQSLCKSMYGEKSFQALLDFALQCKSYVTHVIVSVVDILPQKDIEACRKIAEQIGVGFRVRHYGG; this is encoded by the coding sequence ATGATCACCTATCGAATAGGAAGCTCCCTCTATCTCAACATTACCAACCGCTGTACCTGCGACTGTACTTTTTGTGTTCGCAACAGTCCTGCAGGTCTTTCGAGCGGATATGATCTTTGGTTGGATCAAGAACCCACTGTCGATGAAGTATTACAAGATGTTAAAAAATGGGATATCTCACAGTTGCATGAGTTTGTCTTCTGCGGCTATGGCGAACCGATGCTTCGAACTGACGAGGTTCTCAAAATTTGTAAAGCACTGAAAGCCACTTATCCGCTTCAAGTTCGGATCAATACAAATGGCCATGGAAATTTGATTAATGGCTATGACATTACGCCATCGCTTAAAGACTGCGTCGATGCTATTTCGATTAGTTTAAATGCTAAAAATGGGGAAGACTATCAAAGCTTGTGTAAATCGATGTATGGAGAAAAATCCTTTCAGGCTCTACTAGATTTTGCTTTGCAATGCAAAAGCTATGTAACTCATGTTATTGTATCGGTCGTTGATATTCTGCCACAAAAAGATATTGAAGCGTGCCGTAAGATTGCAGAACAAATCGGAGTCGGCTTTCGAGTTAGACATTATGGAGGATGA
- a CDS encoding NAD(P)/FAD-dependent oxidoreductase produces the protein MSSILVIGGGAAGLIAAIMGAKTGASVTLLERNERLGKKILITGKGRCNVTSAADVEEIVRHFPGNGTFLYSSLRAFDSARTVEFFENLGVPLKIERGQRVFPVSDRAQDVVDALEKELKRLGVSVHYGQRVKAIKRKAEGAVAGVVTEKGDSFPASAIIIATGGMTYPGTGSTGDGYRLAQIVGHEIKPLRPSLVPLVTEEKWIADLQGLSLKNVRLTLTTKNGKKLGEDFGEMIFTHFGLSGPLILTLSKKATDYWEQKGKSTDQKEPLTMKINLKPALTPEQLDRRIQRDFEQYARKQYKNALQDLLPKSLIPVIQKLSMIPEDKFVHQINRQERFRLQELIRAMTLTVVDHRPMKEAIVTAGGVSIKEINPKTMASKIVPGLFFAGEVIDVDGYTGGFNLQGAWSTGAIAGKSAAEVVTDT, from the coding sequence ATGTCATCGATTCTAGTTATCGGAGGGGGCGCAGCCGGTCTAATTGCCGCCATCATGGGAGCTAAGACCGGAGCTTCTGTAACACTTTTAGAACGCAATGAAAGACTGGGTAAGAAAATACTTATTACAGGCAAAGGTCGTTGCAATGTCACCAGTGCAGCAGATGTAGAAGAAATTGTTCGCCATTTCCCAGGTAACGGCACCTTTCTTTACAGCTCTTTGCGCGCTTTTGATAGCGCACGTACGGTGGAGTTTTTTGAAAATCTAGGCGTACCTCTTAAAATTGAACGAGGTCAGCGTGTTTTTCCTGTGAGCGATCGTGCGCAAGATGTGGTCGATGCTTTAGAGAAAGAGCTAAAAAGACTGGGAGTATCGGTTCATTATGGACAAAGAGTAAAAGCGATTAAGCGCAAGGCTGAAGGGGCTGTTGCAGGTGTCGTTACAGAAAAAGGCGACTCCTTTCCTGCTTCTGCTATTATCATTGCAACGGGCGGTATGACCTATCCAGGCACAGGAAGTACCGGTGACGGTTATAGACTGGCTCAAATAGTAGGACATGAGATCAAACCTTTGCGCCCATCGCTTGTGCCACTCGTTACAGAAGAAAAGTGGATTGCCGATCTACAAGGGTTATCGCTCAAAAATGTACGACTGACCTTGACAACAAAGAATGGGAAAAAGCTCGGAGAAGATTTTGGAGAAATGATTTTTACCCATTTTGGTCTCTCAGGTCCTTTGATCTTAACATTAAGCAAAAAAGCAACAGACTACTGGGAGCAAAAAGGGAAAAGTACAGACCAAAAAGAACCCTTAACAATGAAGATCAATCTAAAACCAGCCTTAACACCGGAGCAATTAGATCGACGAATTCAAAGAGATTTTGAACAATATGCCAGGAAACAATACAAGAATGCATTACAAGACTTGTTACCGAAGTCACTGATTCCCGTTATTCAAAAGCTATCTATGATTCCCGAAGATAAATTTGTGCATCAAATTAATCGACAAGAACGTTTTCGTTTGCAAGAGTTGATCCGAGCCATGACGCTTACGGTTGTCGATCATCGACCGATGAAAGAAGCCATTGTTACAGCTGGTGGCGTTTCCATCAAAGAGATCAACCCGAAGACCATGGCTAGCAAAATTGTTCCCGGTCTTTTTTTTGCTGGGGAAGTAATCGATGTAGACGGATATACAGGTGGTTTTAACTTACAAGGTGCTTGGTCTACAGGCGCTATTGCGGGAAAAAGTGCTGCAGAGGTTGTGACAGACACCTAA
- a CDS encoding copper amine oxidase N-terminal domain-containing protein produces the protein MKHALKITCTLLFSGLCVTALAIGEAEAKNDRPGQPGNMGQAVRAAVHESLRERNIPAGPKNNAVQVRTVAAEKVEATEEEMTLQGFAVELAEEDVEIINEEELAEEIEEAINEEIVEEQPEQVEEEVIEEDKQQGPLSKQELKKLKKELQLQRKLERKQNQALAKAQKEEMKNRAVQDRLFVHGQRLTYDVPPVIREGRVLVPVRAITEGMGAQVDWNQESKLITITRDGVTVELSLDSSVIRVNGVEQVMDTAPSLYNNRTLVPLRFISIALGDRVLYDEETGEIDIIEEELAEEIEEEIADEIVEEEIVEDAIEEEIVEEVTEEDIIVDEEAKEEDLLEEELLEEDTDEKDLIEDEASEDVTEDEEENLEEEI, from the coding sequence ATGAAGCATGCATTAAAAATTACATGCACATTACTTTTTTCTGGTCTCTGCGTTACAGCCTTAGCAATCGGAGAAGCAGAAGCAAAAAATGATAGGCCGGGACAACCAGGCAATATGGGACAAGCTGTTCGTGCTGCTGTCCACGAATCGCTACGAGAAAGAAATATTCCAGCAGGACCGAAAAATAATGCAGTACAAGTTAGAACAGTAGCGGCAGAAAAAGTGGAGGCTACTGAAGAAGAGATGACCCTTCAAGGATTCGCTGTAGAGCTAGCGGAAGAAGATGTGGAGATAATCAATGAAGAGGAACTAGCAGAAGAAATCGAAGAAGCAATCAATGAAGAAATTGTCGAGGAACAGCCCGAACAAGTTGAAGAAGAAGTTATTGAAGAAGATAAGCAACAAGGACCTCTCTCCAAGCAAGAACTGAAAAAGTTGAAAAAAGAACTTCAATTACAAAGAAAACTAGAACGCAAGCAAAACCAAGCTTTAGCCAAAGCGCAAAAAGAGGAAATGAAAAATCGTGCTGTCCAAGACAGACTCTTTGTTCATGGACAAAGGCTTACCTATGATGTACCTCCTGTCATCCGAGAAGGCCGCGTTCTTGTACCTGTTCGAGCGATTACAGAAGGCATGGGTGCTCAAGTAGATTGGAATCAAGAAAGCAAATTGATCACCATTACAAGAGATGGTGTGACAGTAGAGCTTTCCTTGGATAGCTCGGTCATTCGCGTGAATGGTGTAGAGCAAGTGATGGATACAGCACCAAGTCTGTACAACAATCGAACACTCGTACCTCTACGCTTTATTAGTATAGCTTTAGGCGATCGAGTTCTCTATGATGAAGAAACGGGCGAAATCGATATTATTGAAGAAGAGTTAGCAGAAGAAATCGAGGAAGAGATTGCTGACGAGATCGTTGAAGAGGAAATTGTTGAAGATGCAATAGAAGAAGAGATTGTTGAGGAAGTAACGGAAGAAGATATCATTGTCGATGAGGAAGCCAAAGAAGAGGATTTGCTAGAAGAGGAGCTTCTAGAAGAGGACACCGATGAAAAGGATCTTATAGAAGATGAGGCTTCTGAAGATGTTACGGAAGATGAAGAAGAAAATCTTGAAGAAGAGATTTAA
- a CDS encoding MATE family efflux transporter, producing the protein MRKLFFSYLIPSVLGMFLMSINIVLDGIFVSHGVGPHGLAGVNVAFPAFSIFFSISLWIGVGGATLYSIALGQKELQQARVIFTHSFFLAISIIGLLLLVSLWQVDRLAVFFGANEVIMPYVIDYLSILLMFGIIYVLENILSLFVRNDGNPYLATGALIATSLFNIIFNYLFIFQFGWGVKGAAYATILSTVIGFCVLLAHFFRPGSHLKLVKTSLSRPVVGEIFTIGFPSFVAEISIAAAMIGYNVTFMKFLGEIGVAAYAIVNYIHLVMLLLFIGVGLALQPIASFHYGAALLERMHSSLRLALQTALSMGAIALIIGWFFADGLVALFDVPTEALYNLTVQGISLFFLSYLFLGYNLVYAYYYQSTGQIRLSILITLSRGFILVLLFLWLLPPWLGLYGIWLAIPVAEACTSAFIFLYNRKFGVKRSLTERNAS; encoded by the coding sequence ATGCGTAAACTTTTCTTTAGTTACCTCATTCCTTCTGTGTTGGGTATGTTTTTGATGTCTATTAACATCGTCCTAGATGGCATCTTCGTCAGCCACGGCGTGGGACCTCATGGTTTAGCTGGCGTTAATGTTGCCTTCCCTGCGTTTTCTATCTTTTTTTCGATTTCTTTGTGGATTGGCGTTGGTGGGGCCACCCTATATTCCATCGCCCTAGGGCAAAAAGAGTTACAACAGGCACGAGTTATTTTTACCCATTCTTTCTTTTTAGCGATTTCTATTATTGGCTTGCTTCTTTTGGTAAGTCTCTGGCAAGTTGATCGCTTGGCTGTGTTTTTTGGGGCCAATGAAGTGATTATGCCCTACGTGATTGATTATTTATCGATTTTACTCATGTTTGGTATTATCTATGTTCTTGAAAACATCTTAAGCCTTTTTGTACGGAACGATGGTAACCCATACCTAGCTACAGGTGCTTTAATTGCGACCTCTCTCTTTAATATTATCTTTAATTATCTTTTCATTTTTCAGTTTGGCTGGGGTGTGAAGGGCGCTGCTTATGCAACCATTCTGAGTACGGTTATTGGCTTTTGCGTATTGTTAGCTCATTTTTTCCGCCCTGGAAGTCACTTAAAGCTGGTTAAGACTTCCTTATCTCGTCCTGTGGTAGGAGAGATTTTCACCATTGGTTTTCCTAGTTTTGTGGCTGAAATTTCTATTGCTGCTGCGATGATTGGGTACAATGTTACTTTTATGAAGTTTCTCGGGGAAATTGGTGTTGCCGCTTATGCCATTGTCAATTACATTCATCTTGTGATGCTCTTGCTCTTTATTGGTGTCGGTTTGGCCTTGCAACCGATTGCAAGCTTTCATTATGGAGCAGCGCTGCTAGAGCGAATGCACAGTAGTTTGCGTTTGGCTTTGCAGACCGCTTTATCGATGGGTGCTATTGCTCTAATCATAGGTTGGTTTTTTGCCGATGGCCTTGTTGCTCTTTTCGATGTACCAACGGAGGCGCTCTATAATTTGACTGTGCAAGGAATATCGCTTTTCTTCCTTAGTTATCTTTTTTTAGGTTATAACCTGGTCTATGCTTACTACTATCAATCTACGGGTCAGATTCGCTTGTCTATCCTGATTACACTCAGCCGCGGCTTTATTCTTGTCTTGCTCTTTCTCTGGTTGCTACCTCCCTGGCTTGGCCTTTACGGGATCTGGTTGGCCATTCCGGTAGCCGAAGCTTGTACAAGCGCTTTTATCTTTTTATATAATCGTAAGTTTGGGGTAAAAAGATCTCTTACAGAAAGGAATGCATCGTGA
- the pyk gene encoding pyruvate kinase, with protein MIKKTKIVCTVGPSTDQETVLDQMIAAGMNIARFNFSHGTHADHSKRIAMVRAAAQRSRKPIALMLDTKGPEMRVGQFVDQKVYLQAGQKFTLTAQDRMGTAEGVSVTYKNLPQEVWPGVKILLADGLISLVVDKVEGTEIITTVQNSGEIHNNKRVAVPGVLINLPPLSEQDIKDLYFGVEQDMDCIAASFVQRASDILAIRKVLEDAGGDMAIIAKIESPTGVDHIDEILHVADGIMVARGDLGIEIPAEDVPLVQKMLIQKCNQQGKPVITATQMLESMMVNPRPTRAEASDVANAIMDGTDAVMLSGETAAGLYPVEAVETMARIAIRTEKDLRYENLFLQKGMTIESTTTDGVSHATVQMAHELGATAIVTATYSGYTARMVSKYRPKAPIIALTPKEKTTRVAQLLWGVYPLLTKRFQNSDEIVNDGLGVATQAELIQNGDLVIVTAGMPFGTPGTTNMIRVHLVAHVILRGQGIGHESVQGKVRLIKNYEDLHKFQEGDIMVVAGIDEETAPYATKAAALITEEAGLSSNAVIVGINCRIPVIVNAGGALASLQDGMIVTVDALRGFVYEGEIQVR; from the coding sequence TTGATCAAAAAGACAAAAATTGTCTGTACTGTAGGACCGAGTACAGATCAAGAGACTGTATTAGATCAGATGATAGCAGCAGGTATGAACATTGCCCGGTTTAACTTTTCTCATGGCACTCATGCTGATCATAGCAAGCGAATCGCGATGGTGCGAGCAGCTGCACAAAGGTCACGAAAACCGATTGCGCTCATGCTTGATACCAAAGGACCGGAAATGCGCGTCGGTCAATTTGTCGATCAAAAAGTGTACTTACAAGCAGGGCAAAAGTTTACCTTAACAGCCCAGGATAGAATGGGTACTGCCGAAGGTGTGTCTGTAACCTATAAGAATTTACCCCAAGAAGTCTGGCCAGGAGTGAAAATTTTACTGGCCGATGGTTTAATTAGCTTGGTGGTAGACAAAGTCGAAGGCACTGAGATTATTACAACCGTTCAAAACAGCGGTGAGATTCACAATAACAAGCGAGTGGCCGTACCGGGTGTGCTGATCAACTTACCACCTTTATCAGAGCAAGATATCAAAGATCTTTACTTTGGCGTAGAACAAGACATGGACTGTATCGCTGCTTCTTTTGTACAAAGAGCTTCTGATATTTTAGCCATTCGTAAAGTTTTAGAAGATGCTGGCGGTGATATGGCCATCATTGCCAAGATAGAAAGCCCAACGGGTGTTGATCACATAGATGAAATCTTACATGTAGCCGATGGCATCATGGTGGCTCGTGGCGATCTAGGCATTGAAATACCAGCAGAAGATGTACCGCTTGTTCAAAAAATGTTAATACAAAAGTGTAATCAACAGGGTAAGCCTGTCATTACAGCAACGCAAATGCTTGAGTCCATGATGGTCAATCCCAGGCCAACAAGAGCGGAAGCAAGCGATGTGGCCAACGCCATTATGGACGGCACCGATGCTGTCATGTTAAGTGGTGAAACAGCGGCAGGTCTCTATCCCGTAGAAGCCGTAGAAACAATGGCTCGAATCGCCATTCGAACAGAAAAAGATTTGCGGTATGAGAATTTGTTTTTACAAAAAGGCATGACCATAGAAAGCACAACGACCGATGGCGTAAGCCATGCGACCGTACAGATGGCCCATGAACTCGGTGCAACAGCCATTGTCACAGCAACCTATTCGGGCTATACGGCTCGTATGGTCTCGAAATATCGACCGAAAGCGCCCATTATTGCTTTAACACCGAAGGAAAAAACAACAAGAGTGGCCCAGTTACTCTGGGGTGTCTACCCTTTGTTGACGAAGCGCTTCCAGAACTCCGATGAAATTGTGAATGATGGTTTAGGCGTTGCAACCCAGGCAGAACTCATTCAAAATGGCGATCTTGTGATCGTAACGGCAGGCATGCCTTTTGGAACGCCTGGCACAACCAATATGATTCGTGTACATCTTGTAGCCCATGTAATTCTTCGAGGTCAAGGGATCGGACATGAATCAGTGCAAGGAAAAGTGCGCTTAATCAAAAATTATGAAGATCTACATAAATTTCAAGAAGGCGATATCATGGTGGTAGCTGGTATCGATGAAGAAACAGCACCCTATGCTACAAAAGCAGCAGCTCTTATTACAGAAGAAGCGGGCTTATCTTCGAACGCAGTCATTGTGGGCATTAACTGCAGGATCCCTGTTATCGTCAATGCAGGAGGCGCTTTGGCGTCGTTGCAAGATGGCATGATTGTAACTGTTGATGCTTTACGTGGTTTTGTTTATGAAGGTGAGATTCAGGTGCGGTAG
- a CDS encoding AzlC family ABC transporter permease gives MTSLTLRDGIKAAFPIAIGYIPIAITFGVVARSAGIPDSITMLLSFLVFAGASQFIAVNLISLGSFFGEIVLTTFMLNLRHLLMSASLSQRLEGDTPRSFLPFIAFGLTDESFSVATLRKEAYLTPIFLLGLNFTAYIAWVGGTWLGLLLASGLPVTLQASMGIALYAMFIGLIVPALKTSRPFVLVFLLAAATHILLTWLPFFAPLSVGWSLLLSALVAAFVGAMIDQKEGAPSSE, from the coding sequence GTGACATCATTAACACTTCGTGACGGAATTAAGGCGGCTTTTCCGATTGCCATTGGTTACATTCCCATTGCCATTACCTTCGGTGTTGTGGCTCGCTCAGCAGGCATTCCTGATTCTATCACGATGCTTCTTTCTTTTCTTGTCTTTGCTGGTGCCAGTCAGTTTATTGCTGTTAACTTGATCAGCCTAGGCTCTTTTTTCGGGGAAATTGTGTTGACAACTTTTATGCTGAATCTGCGTCATTTGCTGATGTCGGCTTCTCTGTCGCAGCGATTGGAAGGGGATACCCCAAGATCTTTTTTACCTTTTATTGCTTTCGGTCTTACTGACGAATCATTTTCCGTTGCAACACTGCGCAAAGAAGCCTATCTCACGCCTATTTTCTTACTAGGCCTTAATTTTACAGCCTATATAGCTTGGGTCGGTGGTACCTGGCTCGGTCTTTTGCTTGCTTCGGGCTTGCCTGTTACCTTGCAAGCGAGTATGGGGATCGCTCTTTACGCCATGTTCATCGGCTTAATTGTCCCTGCTTTGAAAACTTCACGACCTTTTGTACTTGTTTTCCTCTTGGCTGCTGCAACGCACATTCTTTTGACCTGGCTTCCTTTTTTTGCACCCTTATCGGTTGGTTGGTCTCTACTGCTTTCTGCTTTAGTCGCTGCTTTTGTAGGCGCTATGATTGACCAAAAGGAAGGTGCTCCTTCGAGTGAATAA
- a CDS encoding response regulator, translating to MIKVLVVDDAAFMRKTIKMMIEKKGFQVVGEAENGSTAVTKYLECRPDLVTMDITMPHVDGITALKEIMVLDPKAKVVMVTAMGQETHVREAVMCGAKSFIVKPFKEENIVNTLKNVSAL from the coding sequence ATAATTAAGGTGTTAGTCGTTGATGATGCCGCCTTTATGCGTAAGACAATCAAGATGATGATAGAAAAGAAGGGCTTTCAAGTCGTTGGAGAAGCGGAGAATGGTTCAACCGCTGTTACAAAATACCTTGAATGCCGCCCGGATCTTGTAACTATGGATATTACAATGCCCCATGTAGATGGAATCACAGCTCTTAAAGAAATTATGGTCCTTGACCCGAAAGCAAAAGTCGTTATGGTTACGGCCATGGGACAAGAGACTCATGTACGTGAAGCTGTTATGTGTGGTGCCAAGTCTTTTATCGTAAAGCCTTTCAAAGAAGAAAACATCGTGAATACACTCAAAAATGTTTCCGCTCTGTAG
- a CDS encoding AzlD domain-containing protein: MNNLLLLVIAMALVTYLPRLLPFLVIKEKKLPPFWNSFLKYIPVAVIGALIFPGILTSTGQFASALFGGLIAFLLAWRQSNVIVVVFGAIVGVFLWEIL, from the coding sequence GTGAATAATTTATTGCTTCTTGTGATCGCCATGGCACTGGTAACGTATCTGCCTCGCTTGCTGCCCTTTCTAGTAATCAAAGAAAAAAAGCTGCCTCCTTTTTGGAACAGCTTTTTGAAGTATATTCCTGTTGCTGTGATTGGTGCATTAATCTTTCCCGGTATTTTGACGTCTACAGGCCAGTTTGCTTCGGCTCTTTTTGGGGGGCTCATTGCTTTCTTGCTAGCCTGGCGGCAGAGCAATGTGATTGTTGTTGTTTTTGGGGCGATTGTTGGTGTTTTTTTGTGGGAGATACTTTGA